The genomic segment ATTCCGCGCGGAGAATAAATCAGACCTTCCTTAACTGCTAGACCTGTAGCTATACGAAAATGGTGGATCATTGAGTCTCCACTTTTTCCCGATGTCAAAGTAAACGGCACAAAGCGCCATTTGCCCTGACGCTGATTTTCATGTTTACTCCACCCAGGCAAACCAGCAAGTAGCGAGCGAAACGCAGCACCAATCTGCTCGTGAGGGATATAATCCACGCAATCTAGGATTCTGGAAGCCAAATCCCTATGAGCGTTATCGAATTGATCTAACCAGCGATCGATTCTCTTTTCTGTAACTCCATGTCTATAGCTGGAAAAATCACTTAACCATCCTTCTACCCGATCGACATCTACTTCGGCTTCCCGCGGCCGAGGCGTTTTCATTTAAGCCTCCGACCTGCTTTTGCGATCCTGTCTCGTATCAAGATTGATAATTCCTCAAGCCTTGCCCAAAGCTCTTCTTGACCATAAAATTCTTCGACCTCCATCTGCTTGAGAACTGACTGAAGCTGGTCGATATTCTTCATTATTCGCTTTACCGTTTCGTGAATCTCGGCAGACTTGATCTCAAGATGACTCAATGATAACGAGTCATCTTCGGTAAATTCTTTTAACCGACGAGTAATTGTGTTGGTCTTACCTGCTTTTCGGGCATTGCTTATGTGCTGTTTCATCAACCGAAAATCTGTGACTGCCTTTATTCCTGCATTAGCCTGATATTTTTCCAACATCCGGTTAGTGAACTTGTTCTTACGAAACCAGTCCATCTTGTTCACGAGTCGATCAGTCCGAACGGCATACAACTCAATAAAGAAGTCAGCCTTGACCCTCTTTATTGGGTCAGGATCAAGCATCAAATCTTGATACTTTTTAGGATAAGAGAGTAACTTTTTACACCTAACAATAACCGCCTGGTCTAAGCCGGTCAAAGCTGCCAGTTTTTTGTCATTGGTTTCTTTGAGCTCATCCATTAGCACTTCGAGCTTTAGCGCCGATGGCATCAATTCCCAGTCTTCACGAAGTTGATGAATCTGGAACATGGTCACGATGTTTTGAGCACGCGTGGGCTCTGCCACCTCATTTACAGGAACAGTCTCGCGACCTAGTTCTTTGGCGCACCGCCAGCGCCTTTCCCCATCAAGAATCACGTACACATTGTCTGATCGCCTCTTAAAGACTGTGAGGGGAACCAAGATGCCAACTTTTTCAATCGACTCCCTCAGAATCTTCATGGGTTCCTTGTCAAAAAGAAGTCTAGGGTTATATGGATTGCGTATTAGCTCATCAGTCCTGATCGTCTTCACACCAATTGCGGTAGGCACCAAGGTATCTGCTCTTTTGTTATCGGTCATATTGCACCTCTATAGTGGCAACCTCTGTGGGAAGTTGCCCAAAAATCCACCGATGATGCAAGAATGTAAGCTTGTTGAGGCAGAGTATGTTGTTAATGCGAGGATGTTCTCCAAACCTTAGGCCTTAAGTTGGTGACACACAGTTCATAGTGGTTCCTTCTCGCACCTAAAAACCCTGCTACACTTCGTCGTGTCCGCATTCGCCTCATGCTCCATTTCGAGAATTCCTTACGTGCCTCGGAACAATCAGCATAACTCAAAACAAACTTCACACCTTTCTTGCTAATTCGCTCCAGAATCCTTCTAAGTGCTTTGATATCTTTTTCGGAAAAAAGCTGTTTGCCATACTCCACAAAAACCCGCCGATTACCTACCGCATACGGAGGGTCAAGATACACAAAATCACCCTTCTTGGCCTTGGCTAGAGTTTTTCGGAAATCCCAACTGACAAGCTCGGCACGGTGCAAAAGCGCTGCACATTTCTTCAGCTGTTCACTAGAAGGGATGGATCCTGATTTTACACCACCGTACGGAACGTTAAATTTCCCCTTACTATTGGTTCGATAAAGGCCGTTAAAGCAAAATCGGTTCAAGTAAATGAACCTAGCCGCTCTCATAATTGAACCAAGGCTAGCAGGGTCAGTTTCCCTCATCTCGTTATAATACAGCTTCCCCTTCGGCATCGAGGAAAGTGCATGACTCACACCTGTTGGACTTAAGCGAACAGTCTTTAGGGTAGTAATTAACTCGTCGTTTATATCGCCAAGAAGAGCACGTTTGGGTTGGATATGAAAGAAAAGCGCAGCAGAGCCAGCAAATGGTTCAACGTAGCGAGTATATTTGGGTGACCAGAACTGGCTGAGTCGAGGAATGTGTTGTTTTTTACTGCCCGCCCATCGCAAAAACGGCGGCACCGTTGATGTATCAATCTTTGTTTGGTCCTCTTTCATTAGTCTAGGTCATGAGAAACGGAGGCGGTCAATCATTGAATTCGGCGAAGTCTAGGAGTAAGTCAGCGGCTTGTCAAGAAACTGGCTTGATTGCTCAGGAGTGACGTGTTGCAGCGACAACACTAGCTATGTTTTCGAATTGATGGTCAGTGAGGAGTCTGAACCCTTGGCTTCGCTACCTTCTTCTTTAGCAGGTTTCTCTTCCTCCGGCACGTCGAACCACTGGACCAACATCTCTTCCCACCAGGCTTCGGTCACGTCCTCGCCCGGATCCATTCCCAGGAATGCTACGTCCTCACTCTTGATGCTGGAGCCGACGAGCTGCGGTTGGAATTTCGCCCGATTGATGACTTCCTTCGTGGCGTAGCCACCGATGATCCAGGAGTCGGGATCCGCGCGGCGGGACTTGTAGGCTTTCAAGCCGTGCTTGAGATACATGAAGATTTGTTGCTGGATCGGATCGGCGACGCCGGATTGAGGAAGGCTGAGGGTTTTCTCGATGCGTTTTCGCCAATGTCGATCATCGTAGCGCGACGTGATCAGCTGCAGCATTTTCTTTCCGAGGTCGGCGTCAAGCGGCATGGTAAAACATTCCGGTTCGTGCTTACTTGCGGCTGTACAGACCGGTGAACGAAGCCTTGGCCAGAGCATTCTGGTTGAGAAAGTACCCGACCATCGCGCCGGATGCCTCAGGCTTCAACGGCAGTTCGTCCACCTTCAATGCAAACACCGTAAAGATGTAGCGATGCGGCTTGTGACCCGGAGGAGGACAAGGTCCTCCGTATCCGGGCTGGCCAAAGTCCGTCATGCTTTGCATGCTGCGTTGCGGCGCGCCGGGACCGTCCGGCTTTCCTGCATCGGCGGCGAGTGCCGAAATATCCGGAGGAATGTTGAAGATAACCCAATGCCACCAGCCGCTGCCGGTCGGCGCATCGGGATCATAGACCGTCACGGCAAAGCTCTTGGTCCCCTTCGGAACGTTGGTCCAGCGCAATTCGGGGGACACATTGTCGCCCGTGCATCCAAATCCGTTGAAGACATGCGCCTTGCCGATCGTGCCCTTATGCTTGATGGTCGGGCTGGTGAGCTGCAACTCGGCGGCTGCACCGACGCCGGGAAGGAGTGCGATTGCAAACAGAATGCTGCACCAAGTGGCTCTCATAGCCCGCCCTCTTTCTATCAACGTCTCTGACTTTGATCTCCGGTCGCGCGGACTAGCCCAGATGTTGCTTGAAAAAAGCCTTGGCTCTGGTCCAGGCGTCTTTCGCGGCGTCCGGCCGATACACGGATGGGTCGGTGTCTCGGAAAAATGCATGGGGTGCGCCGGGGTAAGTCTTGATCTCGCCGACTTTCCCGTACTTCTTCAAGGCCGCCGCTAGTCGCTGAACGTCCGCTTTCGTAATCCAGCCGTCGTCTTCACCGTAGAGATACAATACCGGACAAGCCAGCTTCTGAATCGGCGTATCAGGATTGGGCACTTGGCCGTAGAACGGCACGGCTGCTTTGATCTCTGAGCTGACGCAGGGCAGCATCAGGGCGTAAGAGCCGCCCATACAGAACCCGGTCACGCCGATCTTCGTGGCATCGACCTCGGGGACCGACTTGAGATAGACCACCGTGGCATTCAAATCGGCGAGACCGTCCTCCTGTTTCAGGGTATTCATGAGCTTGCCGGCTTCTCCCGCATCCGTCGTGAGGGCATGCCCCAGCCGCGAGTAAAGATCCGGCGCGATCGCGACGTAGCCTTCCGCGGCATATCGTCTGGCGATCTCCTTGATATGGTCCGACAGACCCCACCACTCCTGGACGACGATAATGGCCGGTCGTCTATCGTTAGTTTGCGGGGCCGCCACGAAGGCCCGCATCGTCACCACTTTTCCACTCGGATACTGAACGGTCCTTTCTCGGAGGGATTCAGCCATGAGTCACCTCTGCGCTTTCGCGAGTGCCGAGCCATGAGTCCTGAGTGCTGAGTATTGTGCTTGAAGCACGAACCGAGACATTATCTCATTCCTTGTTCTTCTACTCAGCACTTTCCTTAATTGCCCGCCACCATCATCTCGGAAATCTTGAGCGTCGGGCTGGCAATTCTCCCTCGAAACACCAGATCCTTGCCGATCACTTCGATATCGTTAAGCATGTGCTTGAGATTGCCGGCAATGGTGATTTCTTCGACGGGATAGGCCAATTCACCGTTTTCGATCCAAAACCCGCAGGCGCCGCGCGAATAATCGCCAGTCACCATATTGATTCCGAATCCGATCAACTCAGTGACATAGAGTCCTTCCTTGACGGAACCGATAATTTCCTGCGGGCTCTTCACTCCAGGAACGAGATAGAAATTCGTCGGGCCGACGGAAGGGCTCTCCCCCACGCTCCGTGAGGCATTGCCGGTGGACGGCAGCCCCAGTTTCTTTCCGGAATAGGTGTCCAGCAGATAACTCTTCAGCACGCCACGCTCCACGATCGTGTTCTTACGCGTGGCCAACCCTTCGCCGTCAAACGGACGCGAACCCAGGCCGTCCAGCATCCGCCCGTCGTCGTACACCGTCATCAGATCGGACGCAATGACTTGGCCGAGTTTATCGAGAAGAAACGAGGCGCGTTTGTAGAGGCCGTAGCCGGACACGGCGCTGCATAGGTTGGCCAGCAGGCTCCCCGCCGTCTCCTGGTCGAATACCACTGGTACTCGCTTGGTCGCCACCTTGCGCGCTCCTAGTCTTCGGACGGCTCGCCTGGCCGCCTCCTCGCCGATCGATTCCGCGGAGGCCAACCGTGCAAATTTGCGCCGCACTTCGTACCATGCATCCCGCTGCATGGCGCCGGTTTCTGGCTCGGTGGCAATGGGGGAGACGGACAGTGAAAAGTTGGAACTCTTATAGGACCCGACGAATCCATGGCTGTTCGCCAACACTACTCGTCCGGAGGACGAATCGAACTCCGCACCTTCCGAATTCGTGACGCGTGGGTCTGCGGCAAACGCCGCAGCCTCGCCGCGTTTGGCCCAATCGATCTGCGTGTCCGTATCGAGCACGGTCCCATCATAGAGATCGAGATTCGGCAACTCCATGGCCATCTGAGCCGCATCGGGCAACCCCGACACGTCATCCTCCACCACCGCCTTGGCCAAGGTGCAGGTATCCGTCACGAGCCGATCGAGAGACTCGCGCGAGAAGTCGGACGTGGATGTGGTCGCCGATCGTTTGCCGACGAAGACGCGCAATCCCAACCGTTTCTCCCTTGCCTTCGTCAATCGGTCGACTGTGCCGACCCGTACTTGGACCGAGAAGGTCTCCCCATCGGCGACCACGATATCAGCCTCTGTCGCGCCGCAGACCTTCGCACGCGCCAGGACATCGGCAGCCAATTGGGCGTACCCGTCGGCAGGCTCTGAAGTCGGATGGGTCTGAAGCATCATCGCGCTACCTCGAGAATCATCCGCCATGCGCCAATCGTTCTTATGATCGATCGACGAACGTTGACCATGAACGTCCTTCTATCTCTGGGTACCGCCGACCGTAATTTCGTCGATTCTGATGGTCGGCAAACCGACCCCAACCGGCACCGATTGGCCGTCCTTCCCACAAGTTCCGATGCCGTTGTCGAGTTTCAAGTCATGTCCCACCATCGAGACCTTGGTGAGGATCTCCGGCCCACTCCCGATCAACGTGGCCCCCTTCACCGGCTTGGTGATCTGCCCGTCCTCAATGAGGTAGGCTTCACTGGCAGAAAACACGAACTTCCCGTTGGTGATATCCACCTGCCCACCGCCGAACGAAACGGCATACAATCCCTTTTTCACGGATCGGATGATATCTCGGGGATCCGACTCACCGGCCAACATGAAGGTATTCGTCATGCGAGGAAGGACCACGCTTTGATAATTCTCACGCCGACCGTTACCGGTCAGGGGAATGCCCATGAGACGGGCGTTGAGCTTATCGGTGATATAGCGGCGGAGGATGCCCTTTTCGATGAGTGTCGTGCAGCTGGTGGGCGTGCCCTCATCATCCATATTCAACGAGCCGCGGCGAAACGGAA from the Nitrospira sp. SG-bin1 genome contains:
- a CDS encoding phosphatidylethanolamine-binding protein, translating into MRATWCSILFAIALLPGVGAAAELQLTSPTIKHKGTIGKAHVFNGFGCTGDNVSPELRWTNVPKGTKSFAVTVYDPDAPTGSGWWHWVIFNIPPDISALAADAGKPDGPGAPQRSMQSMTDFGQPGYGGPCPPPGHKPHRYIFTVFALKVDELPLKPEASGAMVGYFLNQNALAKASFTGLYSRK
- a CDS encoding peptidase → MLQTHPTSEPADGYAQLAADVLARAKVCGATEADIVVADGETFSVQVRVGTVDRLTKAREKRLGLRVFVGKRSATTSTSDFSRESLDRLVTDTCTLAKAVVEDDVSGLPDAAQMAMELPNLDLYDGTVLDTDTQIDWAKRGEAAAFAADPRVTNSEGAEFDSSSGRVVLANSHGFVGSYKSSNFSLSVSPIATEPETGAMQRDAWYEVRRKFARLASAESIGEEAARRAVRRLGARKVATKRVPVVFDQETAGSLLANLCSAVSGYGLYKRASFLLDKLGQVIASDLMTVYDDGRMLDGLGSRPFDGEGLATRKNTIVERGVLKSYLLDTYSGKKLGLPSTGNASRSVGESPSVGPTNFYLVPGVKSPQEIIGSVKEGLYVTELIGFGINMVTGDYSRGACGFWIENGELAYPVEEITIAGNLKHMLNDIEVIGKDLVFRGRIASPTLKISEMMVAGN